The following are encoded together in the Pectobacterium punjabense genome:
- the maeB gene encoding NADP-dependent oxaloacetate-decarboxylating malate dehydrogenase: MDEQLKQSALDFHQYPIPGKIQVSPTKPLATQRDLALAYSPGVAAPCLEIAADPLAAYKYTARGNLVAVISNGTAVLGLGNIGALAGKPVMEGKGVLFKKFSGIDVFDIEVDELDPDKLIDVIAALEPTFGGINLEDIKAPECFYIEKKLRERMKIPVFHDDQHGTAIICTAAVLNGLRVVEKEISDVRLVVSGAGAASIACLNLLVALGLQKHNIVVCDSRGVIFHGRDENMEETKAAYAIEDNGARKLADVIPDADIFLGCSGPGVLTPDMVKTMAPRPLIMALANPEPEILPPLAKEVRPDAIICTGRSDYPNQVNNVLCFPFIFRGALDVGATTINEEMKLACVHAIADLALAEQSEVVASAYGDQELSFGPDYLIPKPFDPRLIIKIAPAVAKAAMDSGVATRPIADFDAYIEKLTQFVYKTNLFMKPIFAQARQQPKRVVFAEGEDARVLHATQELVTLGLAFPILIGRPSVIEMRLQKLGLQLTIGKDFEVVNNESDPRFKAYWSEYFELMKRRGVSQEKAQRAVIGNPTLIGSIMVHRGEADALICGTIGTYEEHFDVVEKVFGYREGVHAAGAMNALMLPSGNTFIADTYVNADPTPEQLAEITLMAAESVRRFGIEPKVALLSHSSFGTSDSPTAQKMRATLALVNKLAPELEIDGEMHGDAALVEAIRREQMPDSPLKGSANILIMPNMESARISYNLLRVSSSEGVTVGPVLMGISKPVHILTPIASVRRIVNMVALAVVEAQTQPL, translated from the coding sequence ATGGATGAACAGCTAAAGCAAAGCGCCCTTGATTTCCACCAGTATCCGATCCCCGGCAAAATTCAGGTTTCCCCGACTAAACCGCTGGCGACGCAGCGCGATCTGGCACTGGCATATTCTCCCGGTGTGGCGGCACCCTGTCTGGAAATTGCGGCAGATCCGCTGGCTGCCTACAAATATACCGCACGCGGTAATCTGGTCGCGGTGATCTCTAACGGGACGGCCGTGCTGGGCCTCGGCAATATCGGCGCGCTGGCCGGCAAACCGGTGATGGAAGGCAAAGGCGTTCTGTTTAAAAAATTCTCCGGCATTGATGTTTTCGATATCGAAGTCGACGAGTTAGACCCAGACAAGCTGATCGATGTGATTGCTGCGCTGGAGCCGACGTTCGGCGGTATCAATCTGGAAGACATCAAAGCACCGGAGTGCTTCTACATTGAGAAGAAACTGCGCGAGCGCATGAAAATTCCCGTTTTCCACGACGATCAGCACGGCACGGCAATCATCTGTACCGCCGCCGTTCTGAATGGCTTGCGCGTAGTAGAAAAGGAAATTTCCGATGTACGTTTGGTGGTGTCCGGTGCGGGCGCGGCGTCTATCGCCTGTCTGAACCTGCTGGTGGCGCTGGGTCTTCAGAAGCACAACATTGTGGTATGTGATTCGCGCGGTGTGATTTTCCACGGTCGTGACGAAAATATGGAAGAAACCAAGGCCGCTTACGCGATTGAAGATAATGGCGCACGCAAGCTGGCTGATGTGATCCCTGACGCGGATATCTTCCTTGGCTGTTCCGGCCCTGGCGTACTGACGCCAGATATGGTGAAAACCATGGCACCACGTCCGCTGATCATGGCGCTGGCAAACCCAGAACCGGAGATTCTGCCGCCGCTGGCGAAAGAAGTGCGCCCGGATGCGATAATCTGTACCGGTCGTTCAGATTACCCGAATCAGGTGAACAACGTGCTGTGCTTCCCGTTCATCTTCCGCGGCGCATTGGATGTTGGCGCAACCACCATTAATGAAGAGATGAAGCTGGCCTGCGTACACGCGATTGCCGATCTGGCGCTGGCGGAGCAGAGTGAAGTGGTGGCCTCCGCCTATGGCGATCAGGAGCTGTCATTCGGCCCGGATTATCTGATTCCGAAACCGTTCGATCCGCGTCTGATCATCAAGATTGCACCGGCAGTGGCGAAAGCGGCAATGGATTCTGGCGTAGCCACGCGCCCGATCGCAGATTTCGATGCCTATATCGAAAAACTGACCCAGTTCGTCTACAAAACCAACCTGTTCATGAAGCCGATCTTCGCACAGGCGCGTCAGCAGCCGAAACGGGTCGTATTCGCCGAAGGTGAAGATGCTCGCGTGCTGCACGCTACGCAGGAATTGGTCACGCTGGGGCTGGCGTTCCCGATTTTGATTGGTCGTCCGAGCGTGATTGAAATGCGTCTGCAAAAACTGGGGCTGCAACTGACCATCGGTAAAGATTTCGAAGTGGTCAATAACGAATCCGATCCGCGCTTCAAAGCTTACTGGAGCGAGTATTTCGAACTCATGAAACGTCGTGGCGTGTCGCAGGAAAAAGCGCAGCGTGCGGTGATCGGCAACCCGACGCTGATTGGGTCGATCATGGTTCACCGTGGCGAGGCCGATGCGCTGATTTGTGGCACGATCGGCACGTATGAAGAGCACTTCGATGTCGTCGAGAAAGTGTTCGGCTATCGTGAAGGCGTACATGCGGCAGGGGCGATGAACGCGCTGATGCTGCCGAGCGGCAATACCTTTATCGCCGATACCTACGTCAACGCAGATCCTACGCCGGAACAGCTGGCGGAAATCACGCTGATGGCGGCAGAAAGCGTACGTCGTTTCGGTATTGAACCAAAAGTCGCGCTGTTGTCGCACTCTAGCTTCGGCACCTCGGATTCTCCGACGGCGCAGAAGATGCGGGCAACGCTGGCGCTGGTCAACAAGCTGGCACCGGAGCTGGAGATTGACGGCGAGATGCACGGTGACGCCGCGTTGGTGGAAGCGATCCGCCGCGAGCAGATGCCGGACAGCCCGCTGAAAGGTTCGGCTAACATCCTGATCATGCCTAACATGGAATCTGCGCGTATCAGCTATAACCTACTGCGCGTATCGTCTTCAGAAGGCGTGACGGTAGGGCCGGTACTGATGGGGATCTCGAAGCCGGTACACATCCTGACGCCAATTGCCTCGGTACGTCGGATCGTGAACATGGTGGCGCTGGCCGTGGTGGAAGCGCAAACTCAACCGCTGTAA